Genomic segment of Candidatus Campbellbacteria bacterium:
ATTATTGAAGCATCAAAATACACTACGGGCTCTTCGGGTATTCTGCAAAAAATAGAAAGCGGTAGAAGAAAAAAACTTTTTGAACTTTTAGAAAAATATACCAAAAGAGGAGACAGAGTGATTGGCGTTAGTTATACGCCTATAAAAGATTTTGATGGTGTGAATGTGCCTAAGCAGTGTCAAAACTTTATGCAGGATTCTCATTTTCTTGGCTTTCTTTTATTCACCGATCCGATTCGCGTTGGTGTCGCAGAATCTGTTAAAGATATAGAGTCAAAGGGTGTTAGGGTTGTGATAGCAACAGGTGATAACCAACAGACCGCAGTGCATATAGCAAAAGAGGTTGGAATTGCTGATGATGAAAATAATAAAGGACCTATGGCGATAAACGGCAGTGATCTTGAAGAAATGGGAGATAGTGAATATGATGAAATAACAGAAAATACTCAGGTGTTCTCAAGGATGTCGCCAAAACAAAAGCTACAACTTTGTAAATCTTTTCAAGAAAGAGGTGAGATTGTTGCGATGACAGGGGACGGGATAAACGATGCTCCGGCACTTCATCACGCCTCAATAGGAATCGCGCTTAATTCTGGGACAGAGGTTGCAAAAGAGGCGTCTGACCTCATACTTGTAAAAAAGTCAGGCAACTTCTCAACCATAGTGAGAGCGATAGAGGAGGGGCGTAAAATTGCTGAGAATATAAGAAAGATAGTTCTATATCTGCTCTCTACTTCTTTTAGTGAGATTATCCTCGTTGGGTCAGCGGTGTTGGTTGGTGTCGCCATACCACTTTTGCCCGCACAGATTTTGTGGGCGAATCTGATTGAGGAAGCATTTATTAGTTTTGCATTTGCGTTTGAGAAAGGAACAAGAGATGCGCCTGCCCAGAGAAGGATTATAACGAAAGAGATGAAGCGACTTATAATGGCGATGGCGTTAATAACAGGTGCCACTTTGAGTGCGCTGTATTTTGTCTTACTTCAGTTTGATTTGTCTATAGAAGTCGTGAGAACCATTGTATTTGTTGCATTATCTATTGATTCTATGTTCCTAATTTTCTCCCTTAAAAATCTTAGAAAGCCGTGCTGGAGGACCAATTTGTTTGATAACAAACATCTTGTAGGCGCTATAGCAATCTCAATAGTGCTGTTATTCCTCGCATTCTTCATAACTCCTCTGCAAAATCTATTGTCACTTACAGAGTTTTCATACATTTATTTTGTGATAGGTGTTTTGGTTGGAATAATTGATCTCATTTTAATTGAAATAGCAAAAAGAAAGATAATAAACAAAACACCAGACATGAAAACAGCGAGCTAAAACCGTCATTTGTGATGTTGTGTTTTGTGTAGTATCATAATCGGTAATGGAAATATCATTAACAGTTGCTATTTTGCTGATAGTTGTTTTTGCGGCTCTTGCTGGCTTTATTTCTTTTTTGTATGCAAAGAAGGCAAAAAAGAACACTGACGGTGAGGAGGGCATTTTGCAAAAAGAGATGCAACTTCTCAGAGAGCAGTTGGGTGGGATGCAAAAGAGTTTTGATGACAGATTGCACAAAAGTGGAGAAACGACACAGCGAGCGCTTGAAAAACAATTAGAGAGTTCGCAGAAAGTTATAGAAAGCGTTACAAAAGAACTTTCAGAGGTGAAACAGATAGGGAAGCAGACCCTTTCATTTACAGAGCAACTTGGTCAATTAGAAAAAATACTCTCAAACCCAAAACAAAGAGGCGAGCTTGGTGAATATTATCTTGAGAACATATTGATAAACATACTTCCTCCAGGAATATATGAAACGCAATATGAGTTTAAGGGCGGAGATAGGGTTGATGCGATAATTCGGTTGGATGACAAGATATTGCCGGTTGATGCAAAGTTTTCACTTGAGAATTATCGCCGTATGATAGAAACATCATCAGACTCTGAGAGAGAACAATATCAAAAGCAGTTTAAGACAGATTTGAAAAATAGGATAGATGAGACATCAAAATATATAAAGCCAGAAGAGGGGACTATGGATTTTGCTTTTATGTTTATCCCTTCAGAAACACTTTATTATGATTTGCTGACAAATAAAGTTGGGTCTGGTGTGACAAGTGAGAATCTGATTGAATACGCGTATTCTCAAAAGAAAGTAATAATAGTTTCACCAACGACATTTCTCGCGTATTTACAGACAGTCCTGCAAGGGCTTAAAACTTTGGAGATTGAGAAAAAGACACAAGATATAATCAAACAGCTCTCCAGTTTGCATAAACACAGCAGAAAATCAGTTGAGATAATAGGGAAAATGGGAAATAGTTTAAGCACAGCAGTAAATCACTACAATATCGCATATAAAAATCTTGTAATGCTTGATAAAGATATTATAAAAATAACCGATAGCAGTGAGAAACCCTTGCTCCCCTCAGAGATTGA
This window contains:
- a CDS encoding DNA recombination protein RmuC; amino-acid sequence: MEISLTVAILLIVVFAALAGFISFLYAKKAKKNTDGEEGILQKEMQLLREQLGGMQKSFDDRLHKSGETTQRALEKQLESSQKVIESVTKELSEVKQIGKQTLSFTEQLGQLEKILSNPKQRGELGEYYLENILINILPPGIYETQYEFKGGDRVDAIIRLDDKILPVDAKFSLENYRRMIETSSDSEREQYQKQFKTDLKNRIDETSKYIKPEEGTMDFAFMFIPSETLYYDLLTNKVGSGVTSENLIEYAYSQKKVIIVSPTTFLAYLQTVLQGLKTLEIEKKTQDIIKQLSSLHKHSRKSVEIIGKMGNSLSTAVNHYNIAYKNLVMLDKDIIKITDSSEKPLLPSEIEKPL